The Brachybacterium huguangmaarense genome contains a region encoding:
- a CDS encoding LysR family transcriptional regulator, producing MSPRPDIPSLELLVAVADTGSLSGAAALLGLAQPNASRQLARLERRLGTRLIARGARGSEPTAAGRVAVEHARRVLDAADALVDQVQAAAGAGRVCVLASQTIAEHLMPAFLASLASHLPDTPVSFEVANTTGVLSALRRMRADLGFVEGTDIPPGLSSREVGRDRLVAVVAPTHPWAARERIDADELARTPLVVREEGSGTRDVLARALAPRTVAPPALVLHSNAAVRTAVVGGAGCALLSELAVADHVRSGHLRALAVTGVDLRRSLRAVWIGDLPRRLAAPLDELAGAA from the coding sequence ATGTCACCGCGTCCCGACATCCCCTCCCTCGAGCTGCTCGTGGCCGTGGCCGACACCGGGAGCCTCTCGGGGGCCGCCGCCCTGCTGGGTCTCGCCCAGCCCAACGCCTCACGCCAGCTGGCCCGCCTCGAACGACGTCTCGGGACCCGCCTGATCGCGCGCGGGGCCCGGGGCAGCGAGCCGACCGCGGCGGGCCGGGTCGCCGTCGAGCACGCCCGGCGCGTGCTCGACGCGGCCGACGCCCTCGTCGACCAGGTGCAGGCCGCCGCGGGAGCCGGACGGGTGTGCGTGCTCGCCTCCCAGACGATCGCCGAGCACCTCATGCCCGCCTTCCTCGCCTCGCTCGCGAGCCACCTGCCCGACACCCCCGTCTCCTTCGAGGTCGCCAACACGACGGGCGTGCTGAGCGCGCTGCGGCGCATGCGCGCCGACCTCGGCTTCGTCGAGGGGACGGACATCCCGCCGGGCCTCTCGAGCCGGGAGGTCGGCCGCGACCGGCTCGTGGCCGTCGTCGCCCCCACACATCCGTGGGCCGCTCGCGAGCGGATCGACGCCGACGAGCTCGCCCGCACGCCGCTCGTCGTGCGCGAGGAGGGCTCGGGCACGCGCGACGTGCTCGCCCGCGCGCTCGCGCCGCGCACGGTCGCGCCGCCCGCCCTCGTCCTCCACTCCAACGCGGCCGTGCGCACCGCGGTCGTGGGCGGCGCGGGATGCGCGCTCCTGAGCGAGCTCGCCGTGGCCGACCACGTGCGCTCCGGGCACCTGCGGGCGCTCGCGGTGACGGGCGTGGACCTGCGCCGCAGCCTGCGCGCGGTGTGGATCGGCGACCTGCCCCGACGCCTGGCCGCACCGCTCGACGAGCTCGCCGGCGCGGCCTGA
- a CDS encoding DUF1177 domain-containing protein, with product MLTQVLETLDLLDDPAASGPRIVESLRARSDDPALDITTRTVEGERGSTDFVSVTIPGSQGRRTGGPAPTLGVIGRLGGIGARPERIGFVSDGDGAAAALALAAKLVQMHARGDVLPGDVIVCTHVCPDAPTRPHEPVPFMDSPVDMEIMNRHEVTDEMDAIISIDTTKGNRLINHRGIALSNTVKQGYVLPVSPDLVATYETVCGIAAQVFPLSTQDITPYSNGLYHINSILQPATAADVPVVGLALTTESAVAGSATGASHETDIALAARFALEVAKGFGAGTVRFLDEDEFARLVEIYGSARHLQTPGSTD from the coding sequence ATGCTCACCCAGGTCCTGGAGACCCTCGACCTTCTCGACGACCCCGCCGCGAGCGGGCCGCGCATCGTGGAGTCCCTGCGCGCCCGGAGCGACGACCCCGCCCTCGACATCACCACGCGGACCGTCGAGGGCGAGCGCGGCAGCACCGACTTCGTGAGCGTGACGATCCCGGGCTCCCAGGGCCGCCGCACGGGCGGCCCCGCCCCCACCCTCGGCGTGATCGGCCGTCTGGGCGGCATCGGCGCGCGACCCGAGCGCATCGGCTTCGTCTCGGACGGCGACGGGGCGGCCGCCGCTCTCGCCCTCGCGGCCAAGCTCGTGCAGATGCACGCCCGCGGCGACGTGCTGCCGGGCGACGTCATCGTGTGCACCCACGTGTGCCCCGACGCCCCGACCCGCCCGCACGAGCCCGTCCCCTTCATGGACTCGCCGGTCGACATGGAGATCATGAACCGGCACGAGGTGACCGACGAGATGGACGCGATCATCTCGATCGACACCACCAAGGGCAACCGCCTCATCAACCACCGCGGGATCGCCCTGTCCAACACCGTCAAGCAGGGCTACGTGCTGCCCGTGAGCCCCGACCTCGTGGCGACCTACGAGACGGTGTGCGGGATCGCCGCGCAGGTCTTCCCGCTCAGCACCCAGGACATCACGCCGTACTCCAACGGCCTGTACCACATCAACTCGATCCTCCAGCCGGCCACCGCGGCCGACGTGCCCGTGGTCGGCCTCGCGCTCACGACGGAGTCCGCGGTCGCGGGCAGCGCGACCGGCGCGAGCCACGAGACGGACATCGCGCTCGCGGCACGGTTCGCGCTCGAGGTCGCCAAGGGCTTCGGCGCCGGCACCGTCCGCTTCCTCGACGAGGACGAGTTCGCGCGGCTCGTGGAGATCTACGGGTCGGCACGGCATCTGCAGACCCCCGGCTCGACGGACTGA
- a CDS encoding IclR family transcriptional regulator — translation MLDQDPHDGAARGGELKTVARALAVLESFTDDHPVWGVTELAQQLGLDKSQVHRILTTLTRHGFTAADPETRRYSLGLRLVELGRRAEWSPGLRTRLAVHVDELAAATGESAVVCVPDGFRYRTLVARDGQGPIRYNTEIGRSYPGHLGASGHAIFALFDASIAHDLLRAEGAEPGPEALAALTARHERARREGYAVSDGEFDPRVTTVAAPLVLGEQVFGSVGVLGPRGHMKEPADRLVAYVLATAGRIVDELRTTHDPAPSRLAPNRD, via the coding sequence ATGCTCGACCAGGACCCCCACGACGGCGCCGCCCGCGGCGGCGAGCTCAAGACCGTGGCCCGCGCCCTCGCGGTCCTCGAGTCGTTCACGGACGACCACCCCGTGTGGGGCGTGACCGAGCTCGCCCAGCAGCTCGGGCTCGACAAGTCGCAGGTGCACCGCATCCTGACCACCCTGACCCGCCACGGCTTCACGGCGGCCGATCCCGAGACGCGCCGCTACTCGCTGGGGCTGCGTCTCGTCGAGCTCGGACGGCGGGCCGAATGGAGCCCGGGCCTGCGGACCCGCCTCGCGGTGCACGTCGACGAGCTGGCCGCGGCGACCGGCGAGAGCGCCGTCGTGTGCGTGCCCGACGGCTTCCGCTACCGCACCCTCGTCGCGCGCGACGGGCAGGGTCCCATCCGCTACAACACGGAGATCGGGCGTTCCTACCCGGGTCACCTCGGAGCCTCCGGGCATGCGATCTTCGCCCTGTTCGACGCGAGCATCGCCCACGACCTCCTGCGTGCCGAGGGCGCGGAGCCGGGCCCGGAGGCGCTCGCCGCCCTCACGGCCCGTCACGAACGCGCCCGCCGCGAGGGCTACGCGGTCTCCGACGGCGAGTTCGACCCGCGCGTGACGACCGTCGCCGCTCCCCTCGTCCTGGGCGAGCAGGTGTTCGGCTCGGTCGGCGTGCTCGGCCCACGCGGACACATGAAGGAGCCCGCCGACCGTCTCGTCGCCTACGTGCTCGCGACCGCGGGACGCATCGTCGACGAGCTCCGCACGACGCACGACCCCGCCCCCTCCCGCCTCGCCCCGAATCGAGACTGA
- a CDS encoding YeiH family protein codes for MPRSLTAPRSTAPSPAPGRVRRVLPGLAVSVVVAVAAYALSLAVPAASTALVAILLGALAANIGVLPGVLRPGLDVAAKPVLRIGIVLLGLQLALGDILALGPGVIVLIVAVVAGGTAAGILLGRALRIPRTQALLIACGFSICGAAAVAAAAGALTPDREDGEDEEVATERFETQVATAVALVVVFGTVLIPLMPVLTGAFGLGDRAAGTWIGASVHEVAQVVAAGSLVGEDALRVAVLVKLGRVLLLAPMIALLVAAERRGRRRTDPAAAHGADDAGARRSGPPLVPLFVIGFLVAVAVRSTGLIPTAVLDVAKPVQTLCLAAAMFALGTGVRIALLRQVGGRPVVLAAAVTVVVGLLGGAGALLTS; via the coding sequence ATGCCCCGTTCCCTCACCGCCCCGCGCTCGACCGCCCCCTCCCCCGCTCCCGGGCGCGTCCGCCGCGTCCTGCCCGGCCTCGCCGTGAGCGTCGTGGTCGCGGTCGCCGCCTACGCCCTCTCCCTCGCCGTGCCGGCCGCCTCGACGGCGCTCGTGGCGATCCTGCTCGGCGCGCTCGCCGCGAACATCGGCGTCCTGCCGGGCGTGCTGCGCCCCGGGCTCGACGTCGCCGCGAAGCCGGTGCTGCGGATCGGCATCGTGCTGCTCGGCCTGCAGCTCGCGCTCGGCGACATCCTCGCCCTCGGCCCGGGCGTGATCGTGCTGATCGTCGCGGTCGTGGCGGGCGGGACCGCGGCGGGGATCCTGCTCGGGCGCGCCCTGCGCATCCCGCGCACGCAGGCGCTCCTCATCGCGTGCGGGTTCTCGATCTGCGGCGCCGCGGCCGTGGCCGCCGCGGCGGGCGCCCTCACCCCCGACCGGGAGGACGGCGAGGACGAGGAGGTCGCCACCGAGCGCTTCGAGACCCAGGTCGCGACCGCGGTCGCCCTCGTCGTGGTCTTCGGGACCGTCCTGATCCCGCTCATGCCGGTGCTCACGGGGGCGTTCGGACTCGGCGACCGCGCGGCCGGGACGTGGATCGGCGCGTCGGTGCACGAGGTGGCCCAGGTCGTCGCCGCGGGCAGCCTCGTGGGCGAGGACGCCCTGCGGGTCGCCGTGCTCGTCAAGCTCGGCCGCGTGCTCCTGCTCGCGCCGATGATCGCCCTGCTCGTGGCCGCCGAGCGGCGCGGCCGACGCCGGACCGATCCCGCCGCCGCACACGGGGCGGACGACGCCGGTGCGCGGCGCTCGGGTCCGCCTCTCGTCCCGTTGTTCGTGATCGGCTTCCTGGTCGCGGTGGCCGTCCGCTCGACGGGGCTGATCCCGACCGCGGTGCTCGACGTCGCCAAGCCGGTGCAGACGCTGTGCCTGGCCGCGGCGATGTTCGCCCTCGGCACGGGCGTGCGGATCGCGCTGCTGCGCCAGGTGGGCGGTCGGCCCGTCGTGCTCGCCGCGGCCGTGACGGTCGTGGTGGGTCTGCTCGGCGGGGCCGGGGCGCTGCTCACGAGCTGA
- the ligA gene encoding NAD-dependent DNA ligase LigA: protein MTAKKSTSPDAAPDDRDDVAATTRSAQERIAELTAQIEQARVEYYEKDAPTLTDADYDQLERELRELEARNPQLARADSPTQTVGGGVAAGFAPVEHLERMLSLDNAFSLEDVDEWAHRVEEGLGGAAEVEYLTELKIDGLAIDLVYEDGRLVRGVTRGDGRVGEDVTPNVRTIANVPERLDTDEPPAVLEVRGEVFFPSAAFEELNEQRREAGLAEFANPRNTAAGSLRQKDPAVTASRALRVYVHGIGVHEGVTLGSQSEVYDQLAAWGLPTSPHTRVLGSLADVHAFIEHHGEHRHDVEHEIDGIVVKVDAFSQQRRLGSTSRAPRWAIAFKYPPEEVTTTLLDIQTHVGRTGRVTPFGVLEPVKVAGSTVEFATLHNQFDVERKGVLIGDTIVLRKAGDVIPEIVGPVEALRDGSETAFEMPRRCPSCGTEIRPEREGDKDWRCPNAKDCPAQVTGRIAHAAGRGAFDIESLGEESAVALTDPDLRRPEALAALRAGHSVYLPIRDLEDTRLPGFVVLKNGQESEGTDGVPLLRVTDPDDPLLPPLQEPCVTTGANLFDLTAEQLRDVFVWQPERRDGEATGDWRVQPAFWSRPTFRHYKRDGAWKQVKEPAPLKNTGVLVDELAKARSQPLWRVLVALSIRHVGPTAARSLATAYGSMDAIREADVDRLADTDGVGGIIAEAVREWFSVPWHEELVRGWEASGVRMADDVEEGFTKTLEGLTVVVTGGLEGFTRDGAKEAIIARGGKAAGSVSKKTDYVVVGENAGSKADKARDLGLTILDEAGFVELLAHGPAETDTEEPDDEADSED, encoded by the coding sequence GTGACCGCCAAGAAGAGCACCTCGCCCGATGCCGCGCCCGACGACCGCGACGACGTCGCGGCCACGACGCGCAGCGCCCAGGAGCGGATCGCCGAGCTGACCGCGCAGATCGAGCAGGCCCGCGTCGAGTACTACGAGAAGGACGCGCCGACCCTCACCGACGCGGACTACGACCAGCTCGAGCGCGAGCTGCGCGAGCTCGAGGCGCGCAACCCGCAGCTCGCCCGCGCCGACTCGCCGACCCAGACCGTCGGCGGGGGGGTGGCCGCGGGCTTCGCGCCCGTCGAGCACCTCGAGCGCATGCTCTCGCTCGACAACGCCTTCAGCCTCGAGGACGTCGACGAGTGGGCCCACCGGGTCGAGGAGGGCCTCGGCGGGGCCGCCGAGGTCGAGTACCTGACCGAGCTCAAGATCGACGGCCTCGCGATCGACCTGGTCTACGAGGACGGCCGTCTGGTGCGCGGCGTGACCCGCGGCGACGGACGCGTGGGCGAGGACGTCACCCCCAACGTGCGGACCATCGCCAACGTGCCCGAGCGTCTCGACACCGACGAGCCGCCCGCCGTGCTCGAGGTGCGCGGCGAGGTGTTCTTCCCCTCGGCCGCGTTCGAGGAGCTCAACGAGCAGCGCAGGGAGGCCGGGCTCGCCGAGTTCGCCAACCCGCGCAACACCGCGGCCGGCTCGCTGCGCCAGAAGGACCCCGCCGTGACGGCGTCCCGCGCGCTGCGGGTGTACGTGCACGGCATCGGGGTCCACGAGGGCGTGACGCTCGGCTCCCAGTCCGAGGTGTACGACCAGCTCGCGGCGTGGGGCCTGCCCACCTCGCCGCACACCCGCGTGCTCGGCAGCCTCGCCGACGTGCACGCGTTCATCGAGCACCACGGCGAGCACCGCCACGACGTCGAGCACGAGATCGACGGCATCGTCGTCAAGGTCGACGCCTTCTCCCAGCAGCGACGCCTCGGCTCGACCTCGCGCGCGCCGCGCTGGGCGATCGCCTTCAAGTACCCGCCCGAGGAGGTGACCACGACCCTCCTGGACATCCAGACCCACGTGGGCCGCACGGGACGGGTGACCCCCTTCGGCGTGCTCGAGCCCGTCAAGGTCGCGGGCTCGACCGTCGAGTTCGCGACGCTGCACAACCAGTTCGACGTCGAGCGCAAGGGCGTGCTCATCGGCGACACGATCGTGCTGCGCAAGGCGGGCGACGTGATCCCCGAGATCGTGGGCCCCGTCGAGGCGCTGCGCGACGGCTCCGAGACGGCGTTCGAGATGCCCCGGCGCTGCCCGTCGTGCGGGACCGAGATCCGGCCCGAGCGCGAGGGCGACAAGGACTGGCGCTGCCCCAACGCCAAGGACTGCCCCGCGCAGGTAACGGGACGCATCGCCCATGCGGCGGGCCGCGGCGCCTTCGACATCGAGTCGCTCGGCGAGGAGAGCGCCGTCGCGCTCACCGACCCCGATCTCCGACGCCCCGAGGCGCTCGCCGCGCTCCGCGCCGGCCATAGCGTCTACCTGCCGATCCGCGATCTGGAGGACACCCGCCTGCCCGGCTTCGTGGTGCTCAAGAACGGTCAGGAGAGCGAGGGCACCGACGGCGTGCCGCTCCTGCGTGTCACCGATCCGGACGATCCGCTGCTGCCGCCCCTCCAGGAGCCGTGCGTCACGACCGGGGCGAACCTCTTCGACCTCACCGCCGAGCAGCTGCGCGACGTGTTCGTGTGGCAGCCGGAGCGGCGCGACGGCGAGGCCACGGGCGACTGGCGGGTCCAGCCGGCGTTCTGGTCGCGCCCCACCTTCCGCCACTACAAGCGCGACGGCGCCTGGAAGCAGGTCAAGGAGCCCGCGCCGCTCAAGAACACCGGCGTGCTCGTCGACGAGCTCGCCAAGGCGCGCTCCCAGCCGCTGTGGCGCGTGCTCGTCGCCCTGTCGATCCGCCATGTCGGGCCCACCGCGGCCCGGTCGCTCGCGACGGCGTACGGCTCCATGGACGCGATCCGCGAGGCGGACGTCGACCGGCTCGCCGACACCGACGGCGTGGGCGGCATCATCGCCGAGGCCGTGCGCGAGTGGTTCTCGGTGCCGTGGCACGAGGAGCTCGTGCGCGGCTGGGAGGCCTCCGGCGTGCGCATGGCTGACGACGTCGAGGAGGGCTTCACGAAGACCCTCGAGGGGCTGACGGTCGTGGTCACGGGCGGCCTCGAGGGCTTCACGCGCGACGGCGCCAAGGAGGCGATCATCGCCCGCGGGGGCAAGGCCGCCGGCTCCGTCTCGAAGAAGACCGACTACGTCGTGGTGGGGGAGAACGCCGGCTCCAAGGCCGACAAGGCGCGCGACCTCGGGCTCACGATCCTCGACGAGGCCGGCTTCGTGGAGCTGCTCGCCCACGGCCCGGCCGAGACGGACACGGAGGAACCCGACGACGAGGCCGACTCGGAGGACTGA
- a CDS encoding GNAT family N-acetyltransferase — MRREIRPATTADVDRLQAIESAADARFEDLFGPEPFGAEAAEPGEARTATPGFVLVAAERPAGPAVGFVHVLEVETVAHLEQLAVVPEQARRGHGGALVEAACAEAARRGYRSITLRTFADVPFNAPFYAAHGFVETPARDAPFFRALEATEAQLGLDRLGRRVLMVRELSPHSDVRS, encoded by the coding sequence ATGCGCCGAGAGATCCGTCCCGCGACCACGGCCGACGTCGATCGCCTCCAGGCGATCGAGAGCGCCGCCGACGCCCGGTTCGAGGACCTCTTCGGGCCCGAGCCCTTCGGCGCGGAGGCGGCGGAGCCGGGCGAGGCTCGGACCGCGACTCCCGGCTTCGTGCTCGTCGCCGCGGAGCGGCCCGCGGGGCCCGCGGTCGGCTTCGTCCACGTGCTCGAGGTCGAGACGGTCGCCCATCTCGAGCAGCTGGCCGTCGTGCCCGAGCAGGCGCGACGCGGTCACGGCGGCGCTCTCGTCGAGGCCGCGTGCGCCGAGGCGGCGCGACGCGGATACCGCTCGATCACCTTGCGGACCTTCGCGGACGTGCCCTTCAACGCGCCGTTCTACGCGGCTCACGGTTTCGTCGAGACCCCCGCGCGTGACGCACCGTTCTTCCGCGCCCTCGAGGCCACCGAGGCCCAGCTGGGACTCGACCGCCTCGGCCGGCGCGTGCTCATGGTGCGAGAGCTCTCGCCTCACAGCGACGTGCGCAGCTGA
- a CDS encoding GTP pyrophosphokinase, with product MSLQENVNAAYERRSSAWESALSQMHGWLTRECAGALRDVQDKSRLHVDAGRIKDRGRASAKLAKKIQDLDAQDAADAPDVEDRVRDIVGTKVLCKSTRDQKLIVEHLQKAAVRAGLGVVETKDYTSSPKASGYRAFHFIFAVDVPGEGDVNVEVQIKTRLQDAWGELTHENSYKSGSPINKTAFHDDVALTMANLLSEVDRLADCLAQDMESVIEDDDQGGMNPVAAAPVRVDVVTTGPRYALAEDARGDRGLIRAIDVRDLAGEHGLIRVDDYVRCHDVLEVNVVEGDRGRFFKPVRLPEHAE from the coding sequence ATGTCGTTGCAGGAGAACGTGAACGCGGCGTACGAACGGCGTTCGAGTGCCTGGGAGTCGGCACTTTCTCAGATGCACGGGTGGCTCACGAGAGAATGTGCTGGCGCTCTCCGGGACGTTCAGGACAAGTCCCGGCTCCACGTCGACGCGGGTCGGATCAAGGACCGTGGGCGCGCGAGCGCGAAGCTCGCCAAGAAGATCCAGGACCTCGACGCCCAGGACGCAGCGGATGCTCCCGACGTCGAGGACCGGGTGCGGGACATCGTCGGAACGAAAGTCCTGTGCAAGTCGACCAGGGATCAGAAGCTGATCGTGGAGCATCTGCAGAAGGCGGCCGTTCGTGCCGGGCTCGGCGTCGTGGAGACGAAGGACTACACGTCATCGCCCAAGGCGTCCGGATATCGCGCTTTCCACTTCATCTTCGCGGTGGATGTTCCCGGCGAGGGCGACGTGAACGTCGAGGTGCAGATCAAGACTCGTCTGCAGGATGCGTGGGGCGAGTTGACGCACGAGAACTCCTACAAGTCGGGTTCGCCCATCAACAAGACCGCATTCCATGACGATGTGGCGCTCACCATGGCGAATCTCCTGTCGGAGGTCGATCGTCTCGCGGACTGCCTCGCTCAGGACATGGAGTCGGTGATCGAGGACGACGACCAAGGCGGGATGAATCCGGTCGCGGCGGCCCCCGTGCGCGTGGACGTCGTGACGACCGGCCCTCGTTACGCCCTGGCGGAAGATGCCAGGGGCGATCGGGGCCTGATCCGCGCGATCGATGTGCGCGACCTTGCCGGCGAGCACGGACTGATACGCGTCGACGACTACGTGCGCTGTCACGATGTGCTCGAGGTCAATGTCGTCGAGGGTGATCGTGGCCGGTTCTTCAAGCCGGTCCGGTTGCCTGAGCACGCGGAGTGA
- a CDS encoding NAD-dependent epimerase/dehydratase family protein: MDLLLFGGTGFLGRALARAALDRGIHVVCVCRGTSPLPAGVEHLAADRQDDRALAMLGERRVDAAIDLTSHPGQVRRALRDTAAAHWTYISSVNVYRDFDVPDQREDAPVREPLAGEDLTDMELYGDAKVACEDAVREHAEAWAVIRPGLIGGPGDRSGRSGYYPWRFAHPTGPDVLVPDAPGAGVHLIDVRDLAAWIVTCAQRRITGVFNASGASTTFEHLLAASRRAAGTPATVTTRPVDPALLAREHVVPWAGPRSLPLWIDAPGYEHFGSVDSGAARAAGLTRRPLEQTLADVLAWEEERGRHEGAGLTDEEERQLRTSL; the protein is encoded by the coding sequence ATGGATCTCCTCCTCTTCGGCGGCACCGGCTTCCTGGGCCGGGCCCTCGCCCGGGCCGCCCTCGACCGCGGGATCCACGTCGTGTGCGTGTGCCGCGGCACCTCCCCGCTTCCGGCAGGGGTCGAGCACCTCGCGGCCGACCGCCAGGACGACCGGGCCCTCGCCATGCTCGGGGAACGGCGCGTCGACGCCGCGATCGACCTGACGAGCCATCCCGGCCAGGTGCGGCGGGCCCTGCGCGACACGGCCGCCGCGCACTGGACCTACATCTCCTCCGTGAACGTCTACAGGGACTTCGACGTGCCCGACCAGAGGGAGGACGCGCCGGTGCGCGAGCCGCTCGCGGGTGAGGACCTGACCGACATGGAGCTCTACGGCGATGCCAAGGTCGCGTGCGAGGACGCCGTGCGCGAGCACGCGGAGGCCTGGGCCGTCATCCGGCCGGGGCTCATCGGCGGCCCCGGCGACCGCTCCGGCCGCAGCGGCTACTACCCCTGGCGCTTCGCCCACCCCACCGGCCCCGACGTGCTCGTCCCGGATGCGCCCGGAGCGGGCGTGCACCTGATCGACGTGCGAGATCTCGCCGCCTGGATCGTCACGTGCGCGCAGCGGCGGATCACCGGCGTGTTCAATGCGAGCGGCGCCTCGACCACGTTCGAGCACCTGCTCGCGGCCTCCCGTCGCGCGGCGGGCACGCCTGCGACGGTGACGACGCGGCCCGTGGATCCGGCCCTGCTCGCGCGCGAGCACGTCGTGCCGTGGGCAGGGCCACGCTCCCTGCCGCTGTGGATCGACGCGCCCGGCTACGAGCACTTCGGATCGGTCGACTCGGGCGCGGCCCGAGCGGCCGGGCTGACCCGAAGGCCGCTCGAGCAGACCCTCGCCGACGTGCTCGCATGGGAGGAGGAGCGCGGTCGCCATGAGGGCGCCGGACTCACCGACGAGGAGGAGCGTCAGCTGCGCACGTCGCTGTGA